From a single Candoia aspera isolate rCanAsp1 chromosome 2, rCanAsp1.hap2, whole genome shotgun sequence genomic region:
- the ING4 gene encoding inhibitor of growth protein 4 isoform X2, whose product MAAGMYLEHYLDSIENLPFELQRNFQLMRDLDQRTEDLKSEIDKLATEYISNARTLSSEEKVGLLKQIQEAYGKCKEFGDDKVQLAMQTYEMVDKHIRRLDTDLARFEADLKEKQIESSDYDSSSSKGKKKGRAQKEKKAARARSKGKNSDEEAPKTAQKKLKLVRTTEYGMPSVTFGNVHPSDVLDMPVDPNEPTYCLCHQVSYGEMIGCDNPDCSIEWFHFACVGLTTKPRGKWFCPRCSQERKKK is encoded by the exons ATGGCGGCTGGGATGTACCTGGAGCACTACCTCGATA GCATTGAGAATTTGCCTTTTGAACTGCAGAGAAACTTTCAGCTTATGCGAGATCTTGACCAACGAACAGAAG aTCTTAAATCAGAGATTGATAAACTGGCCACGGAATATATCAGCAATGCACGGACTCTGTCTTCAGAAGAGAAAGTGGGGCTTCTCAAACAAATCCAGGAGGCCTATGGGAAGTGCAAGGAATTTGGTGATGACAAAGTACAATTGGCTATGCAGACATATGAAATG GTAGATAAGCATATCCGAAGGTTGGATACAGATCTTGCCCGGTTTGAAGCTGACCTGAAAGAGAAACAGATTGAATCAAGTGATTATGACAGCTCATCCAGCAAAGGCAAAAAAA AAGGCCGtgcccaaaaagaaaagaaagctgctCGTGCTCGTTCCAAGGGGAAAAACTCTGATGAAGaagcaccaaaaacagcccagaAGAAGCTGAAATTAGTTCGCAC CACAGAATATGGGATGCCTTCTGTGACCTTCGGAAATGTCCACCCTTCTGATGTGCTGGATATGCCTGTGGATCCCAATGAGCCCACCTACTGCCTCTGCCACCAGGTCTCCTATGGGGAGATGATTGGTTGCGACAACCCTGAC TGTTCCATTGAATGGTTCCATTTTGCTTGTGTGGGCTTGACAACAAAGCCAAGAGGGAAATG GTTCTGTCCTCGCTGTTCccaggagaggaagaaaaaataa
- the ING4 gene encoding inhibitor of growth protein 4 isoform X1, producing the protein MAAGMYLEHYLDSIENLPFELQRNFQLMRDLDQRTEDLKSEIDKLATEYISNARTLSSEEKVGLLKQIQEAYGKCKEFGDDKVQLAMQTYEMVDKHIRRLDTDLARFEADLKEKQIESSDYDSSSSKGKKKGRAQKEKKAARARSKGKNSDEEAPKTAQKKLKLVRTSTEYGMPSVTFGNVHPSDVLDMPVDPNEPTYCLCHQVSYGEMIGCDNPDCSIEWFHFACVGLTTKPRGKWFCPRCSQERKKK; encoded by the exons ATGGCGGCTGGGATGTACCTGGAGCACTACCTCGATA GCATTGAGAATTTGCCTTTTGAACTGCAGAGAAACTTTCAGCTTATGCGAGATCTTGACCAACGAACAGAAG aTCTTAAATCAGAGATTGATAAACTGGCCACGGAATATATCAGCAATGCACGGACTCTGTCTTCAGAAGAGAAAGTGGGGCTTCTCAAACAAATCCAGGAGGCCTATGGGAAGTGCAAGGAATTTGGTGATGACAAAGTACAATTGGCTATGCAGACATATGAAATG GTAGATAAGCATATCCGAAGGTTGGATACAGATCTTGCCCGGTTTGAAGCTGACCTGAAAGAGAAACAGATTGAATCAAGTGATTATGACAGCTCATCCAGCAAAGGCAAAAAAA AAGGCCGtgcccaaaaagaaaagaaagctgctCGTGCTCGTTCCAAGGGGAAAAACTCTGATGAAGaagcaccaaaaacagcccagaAGAAGCTGAAATTAGTTCGCAC CAGCACAGAATATGGGATGCCTTCTGTGACCTTCGGAAATGTCCACCCTTCTGATGTGCTGGATATGCCTGTGGATCCCAATGAGCCCACCTACTGCCTCTGCCACCAGGTCTCCTATGGGGAGATGATTGGTTGCGACAACCCTGAC TGTTCCATTGAATGGTTCCATTTTGCTTGTGTGGGCTTGACAACAAAGCCAAGAGGGAAATG GTTCTGTCCTCGCTGTTCccaggagaggaagaaaaaataa